Proteins encoded within one genomic window of Perognathus longimembris pacificus isolate PPM17 chromosome 28, ASM2315922v1, whole genome shotgun sequence:
- the LOC125343626 gene encoding olfactory receptor 1468, which translates to MHQGNQTTVFEFFLLGFTVQSGQQEVIFMLFLSMYLVTLVGNLLIILAIISDTHLHSPMYFFLANLSFTDICFTTTTIPKMLADIRSQSPTISFAGCLTQMYFFMLLVDLDNFLLAAMAYDRYIAICHPLHYAALLNPKRCILLVVTPWVISNIVSILHLSLLSHLSFCDHRTIPHFFCDLQPILRLACSDTQINDLLILVIGGAVIFIPFTFILVSYALIGNTVSGVPSVKGKWKTFSTCGSHLSAVSLFYGSIVGVYFLPSSAYSAERDKVAAVMYTVVTPMMNPFIYSLRNRDMKGALMRLLSKKCFF; encoded by the coding sequence ATGCACCAAGGAAATCAAACTACTGTCTTTGAATTCTTCCTCCTGGGATTCACAGTGCAGTCTGGACAGCAGGAAGTCATCTTCATGCTATTTCTATCCATGTATCTGGTCACTCTGGTAGGAAATTTACTTATCATTCTGGCAATTATCAGTGACACTCACCTCCACAGCCCCATGTACTTCTTTCTTGCCAATCTATCCTTCACTGACATCTGCTTTACAACTACTACCATCCCCAAAATGTTGGCAGACATTCGAAGCCAGAGTCCAACTATCTCCTTTGCAGGATGCCTTACGCAAATGTATTTCTTTATGCTCCTAGTGGACTTGGATAATTTCCTGTTGGCAGCCATGGCATATGATCGGTACATTGCCATCTGTCATCCATTACACTATGCTGCATTGCTGAATCCCAAGCGCTGTATCCTATTGGTTGTGACCCCATGGGTCATCTCCAACATTGTCTCAATACTacatctcagtctgctgagtcaCTTGTCATTCTGTGATCACAGAACAATCCCACACTTTTTCTGTGACCTACAACCCATTTTAAGGCTTGCTTGCTCAGACACTCAAATCAATGACTTGTTAATCTTGGTCATTGGGGGAGCAGTTATCTTCATCCCCTTCACCTTCATTCTTGTCTCCTATGCTCTCATTGGTAACACTGTGTCTGGAGTTCCATCAGTCAAGGGAAAGTGGAAAACATTCTCTACCTGTGGCTCTCATCTCTCAGCTGTGTCTCTCTTCTATGGATCTATTGTTGGGGTCTACTTTCTCCCCTCTTCTGCCTACTCAGCAGAAAGGGATAAGGTAGCAGCTGTCATGTATACAGTTGTGACCCCTATGATGAACCCCTTTATTTATAGTCTAAGAAACAGAGATATGAAAGGAGCACTGATGAGACTACTCAGCAAAAAATGTTTTTTCTGA